The sequence below is a genomic window from Actinomycetes bacterium.
GCCGACGCCTGCGGAGCCCGGTCCGCGAGCGCCTCGACCGCGCCAGCATAGAGGTCGTCCACCAGGTCGACGGGGACCTTGCGCGCCGTCATCACCCCGCGCAACCAGACGGTGTACTCCTCCAGCATCCCCTCGTCACGGGTGAGCTGGACGCCCGAGGCGCAACGCAGCAGGTAGGCGACCTCCTTGCGCAGCCGGCCCTCGAGCGCCCGGCTCTGGCTGTGCAGACGAGGCCGTCGCTGGTTCAGCCGCAGCATCACGTCGTCGACCCAGTCCGTGGGCGCCACTGCGAGCGTCTCCCACTCGTCGGTGTCCGGCACCACCGCCGCCCGGAAGGCGGCCGGTGGCCCGGCCGTCCAGGCCCGCAGCACCGCCGCGGCGGCGACCGGGTCGGCGACCCACGCGTCGGCGCCGATCGCCTCGGCCCGGCTGCCGTGCGACCCGAACGCGCTGCCCGCGACGATCACCGGGACCCCGACGGCGTGCGCCTCGAAGACCGTCTCGCGCGCGCCGACCAGGGTCATCGCGGTCGAGCACGACAGCCCGAGCGCGGTCGGCGCCTGCACAGCGAGGAAGTCGCCCAGCGAGTCGCTCGGGAGGGACGCCCCGACGTACGTCACGTCGACGCCCTCGGCACGCAGCACGTCGGCAGCCATCCGTGCGCTCAGCGAGTGCCACTCGCCGTCGGCGCACGCCAGCACCATCGACGGCTGGCCGTCGTCGGGCATCCGCACGCCGGCCGAGAGCACCGCGGTCTGCAGCGCCACCTCGGTGATGCCGGTCGCGGTGTGCTCCTGCGCGACGCTCCACCGGCCCAGCTCCCACATCCGCCCGACCTCGACCTGCGCCGGGGCGAGCACCTGGCCCACGATGCGGTCGAGCGGGACGCCCGTGCCGGCCAGGCCGGCGACCAGCCGCACGGCGTCGCGCATCGAGGACCGGCTCAGCGCGTCGACGTAGCGGGCCCGGGCGTCCTCGAGGTCGGCGTCCGGCGACGTGGTCGCGGAGGTCACGGACCCAACGGTACGCAGCGGCGTCAGCGGCCCCGCACCCCCCGGTTGCCGCGTGCTAGCGTCGCGGCGTGCGGCCCACCCCGGTCGCGCACCAACTACAGACCACAGGGGAGCGCAGCAGCGCTGAGAGTGCGGACCCGTCCGCAGACCCTCCTACCTGATCTGGGTAATGCCAGCGCAGGGAGTCGGTTACCACCCCGCCGTCGCCCGTCCGGTCGTCCCGGGCGTACGTCGGCGAGGAGCTCAGACCGCGCGTCCCGTCCACCTCGGACAGGAGCGAGCAGATGACCACCACCACCCGCACCTCGCACCCGACCACGGGGCCGGACGCCACCGCCTCGTGGCGCACGGTCGACGTCGTCGTCGCGGCAGCGATCGGCGTCGCGTTCGGCGTCGTGTTCTGGGGCTGGAACAGCCTCTGGAACGTCCTCGAGCCGGCCTTCGCGTCCTACCCGCCGGGCCGCGCCTTCCTCTACGGCATGTGGCTGGTGCCGGCCGTCCTCGGCGCCCTCGTGGTGCGCAAGCGCGGGGCCGCCCTCTTCACCGAGCTGGTCGCGTCGCTCGTGTCGGCCGTGCTCGGCACGTCGTGGGGGCTGTTCGTCCTGGCCTACGGGCTGGTGGAGGGCGCCGCGGCCGAGCTGGTCTTCGCCCTCGCGCTCTACAAGTCGTGGCGGCTGCCGGTGGCGCTGGGGGCGGCTGCCGCGGCCGGCGGGGCGGCGGCGCTGCTCGACCTCGCGTTCTACTACCCGGACTGGGCGGGCGACTGGCAGGTCGTCTACGCCGCGCTGGTCGTGGCGAGCTCGACCCTGCTGGCCGGTCTCGGCTCCTGGCTGCTGGTCCGGGCCCTGGCGCGGACCGGCGTGCTGGCGCCCTTCGGCTCCGGCCGCGACCAGTCGCGCGTCTGACCGCCAGGTGTGCGACGACACACCGACCCACCGGCGTGTCCGGTGTGTCGTCGCACACCTGACGTGACCGGGGCTCCGGCCGGGGGCACTGCCCCGGTGGCGGTCGACCTGCGCGGCTGGGGCTGGCGCCACGGCGGCCGCCACGCCTGGGCGCTGCGCGGCGTCGACCTGCGCCTCGAGCCGGGCGAGCGGGTGCTGCTGCTCGGGCCGTCGGGGGCCGGCAAGTCCACCCTGCTGACCGCCCTGGCCGGCCTCCTCGACGCGAGCAGCGGCGGCGAGCAGGAAGGCACGCTGACCCTCGACGGCCGGCCCGCCGCCGAAGTGCGGTCCCGGGCCGGCCTGGTCATGCAGGACCCCGAGGCCGCCCTGGTCATGGCTCGCGCGGGCGACGACGTCGCGTTCGGCCTGGAGAACCGCGGCGTCCCCACCGAGGCGATCTGGCAGCGGGTCGACGAGGCGCTGCACGCAGTGGGCTTCCCCTACGGCCGTGACGCCCCGACCGCGGCACTCTCCGGCGGCGAGCAGCAGCGGCTCGCGCTGGCCGGCATCGTCGCACTGCGCCCGGGCCTGCTGCTGCTCGACGAGGTCACGGCGAACCTGGACCCCGACGGTGCCGCCCTCGTGCGCGCCGCCCTCGCCGTGGTGCTCGACGCGACCGGTGCCACCGCGGTCGTCGTCGAGCACCGGGTGGAGCAGGTGGTCGACCTGGTGCACCGCGCTGTCGTGCTCGAGCCGGGCGGCGGCGTGGCCGAGGACGGCCCACCGGCCGAGGTGTTCGACCAGGTCGGCGCCCGGCTGGCGGCGCGCGGCGTGTGGGTGCCGGGGCACCGCCCGCTGGTACGTCGACGCGCCCCCTCGACCACGGGACCCGCCCTCGTGCGCGCCGACCGGACGGCCTTCCGCTACCCGGCTGCGGACCGCGCGGCTCTGGCCGCCACCGACCTGACCCTGTGCGCCGGCGAGGCGGTCGCGCTGACCGGCCCGAACGGCGCCGGCAAGTCGACCCTCGCGCTCTGCCTGGCCGGGCTGCTCCGGCCGACCGGCGGCGAGGTCGTCCCGGAGCCGGCGCTGGACCCCCCGCAGCCGGCGCGGCCGCTGTGGCGGTGGCGCGGCCGCGACCTGGTCACCCGGGTCGGCACCGTCTTCCAGGACCCCGAGCACCAGCTCGTCGCCTCGACGGTCCGCCGCGAGCTGCTGGTCGGGCCGCGGCAGGCCGGCGCCTCGGACGCGGCCGCCGGCCAGCGGGCCGACGAGCTGCTGGAGCGGCTGGGCCTGGCCCGGCTCGCGGCCGCGAACCCGTTCACGCTGTCCGGCGGGGAGAAGCGGCGGCTGTCGGTCGCCACCGCGATCGCCACCGCCCCGAGGGTCGTCGTGACCGACGAGCCGACGTACGGCCAGGACGCCCTGACCTGGGCCGCCCTCGCCGGGCTGCTCGCCGACCTGCGCGACGGTGGCTGCGCGCTCCTGACGGTGACGCACGACGAGGACCTGGTGGACGCCATCGCCGACCGCCGCGTCACCCTCGTCCGGTCGACCGCCGACCAGGGGTCGCCGTGAGCGTCCTGGTGCCGCTGGCGCCGGACCCGGACGCCGCGCTGTCGCGGCGCAACCCGGTCGCCAAGCTGACCGCCGCGGGCATCGTCACCGTCGCCATGCTCGTCTCGCTCGACCCGGTGACCCCCGCTGTGCTCCTGGTGATCGAGGCCGCGGCGATGCCGTTCAGCGGGGTGCGGCTGGGCACGCTGCTGCGCCGGTCGTGGCCGCTGCTGCTGGGCATCGGGGGTGTGGTCGTCGCCAACCTGATCGCGGTCCAGGGCGGCGAGGTGCTCGTCGAGATCGGGCCGGTCGACGTGACGACCGAGGCCGTCGAGTCCGCGGCAGCTGTGGCCCTGCGGCTGCTGGCCCTGACCCTGCCGGGCATCGTCGTGCTGGCCGCCACCGACCCGATGGACCTGGCCGACGCGCTGGTGCAGCGGTGGCGGGTGCCGGCGCGGTTCGCCTACGGGGCGCTGGCGGCGCTGCGGCTGCTCCCGCTGCTGTCAGCCGACTGGCACATGATCGGTCGGGCCCGCCGGGCAAGGGGGCTCGACGCCGGCTGGTCGCCGGTGGGCCGGCTGCGGGCGTTCACCGGGCAGGTGTTCGCGGTGCTGGTCGCCGCCGTCCGGCGGGGAGTGCGGCTGGCGGCGGCGATGGACGCCCGTGGCTTCGCCACGACCGGGGTCGAGCGCACGATCGCCCGGCCGCAGCCGATGCAGCCCGCCGACTGGGCGCTGGTGGCCGGCACGGCGGCCGCAGTCGCCCTCGCCGTTGCCGTCTCGGTGGCGCTGGGCACCTGGCGGCCGCCCTTCGGCTGACGCCCCCGCCCTTCGGCTCACGCCCCGCCCTGCACTGTTGGCGGCTTGGCGGCTCGGTCGGCACGGCGGGACGCGTCAGCCCGACGTGCGCGCGGGGGTCCGCAGCTGCAGCCGAAGGCCGAGCTCGTTGCCCCACTGCCGGGCCCGGTCCTCCTCGCCGGGGAGCAGCGGCCCCTGCGTGGAGCCGACCCAGAAGCTCGTCGCGGGGGCGAGCACCCGGGCACCGGCCCGGCCGAGCCGCTTCTCCGCGCCGCGGGCGGCTGAGCCGGGCAGGCCCTTCTTGTGCACCCGGGTGTCGAAGGTGGCCACCCGGCACGTCGTGGAGCCGAGCCCGTCCAGCCACTCCCGCACGCCGATGCCCTTGGCCAGGGCGCTCGAGGCACCCTGCTGGCCCGCCGACTCGCGGGTGGCCGGCCG
It includes:
- a CDS encoding cobalamin-dependent protein (Presence of a B(12) (cobalamin)-binding domain implies dependence on cobalamin itself, in one of its several forms, or in some unusual lineages, dependence on a cobalamin-like analog.), with amino-acid sequence MTSATTSPDADLEDARARYVDALSRSSMRDAVRLVAGLAGTGVPLDRIVGQVLAPAQVEVGRMWELGRWSVAQEHTATGITEVALQTAVLSAGVRMPDDGQPSMVLACADGEWHSLSARMAADVLRAEGVDVTYVGASLPSDSLGDFLAVQAPTALGLSCSTAMTLVGARETVFEAHAVGVPVIVAGSAFGSHGSRAEAIGADAWVADPVAAAAVLRAWTAGPPAAFRAAVVPDTDEWETLAVAPTDWVDDVMLRLNQRRPRLHSQSRALEGRLRKEVAYLLRCASGVQLTRDEGMLEEYTVWLRGVMTARKVPVDLVDDLYAGAVEALADRAPQASAMLDRARELLRSG
- a CDS encoding flavodoxin; this encodes MTRAVVVFESMFGNSEVVARAIAEGLSDEVPVRAARATPDLVLEDDVELLVLGGPTHAFGMTRPATRESAGQQGASSALAKGIGVREWLDGLGSTTCRVATFDTRVHKKGLPGSAARGAEKRLGRAGARVLAPATSFWVGSTQGPLLPGEEDRARQWGNELGLRLQLRTPARTSG
- a CDS encoding ABC transporter ATP-binding protein codes for the protein MTGAPAGGTAPVAVDLRGWGWRHGGRHAWALRGVDLRLEPGERVLLLGPSGAGKSTLLTALAGLLDASSGGEQEGTLTLDGRPAAEVRSRAGLVMQDPEAALVMARAGDDVAFGLENRGVPTEAIWQRVDEALHAVGFPYGRDAPTAALSGGEQQRLALAGIVALRPGLLLLDEVTANLDPDGAALVRAALAVVLDATGATAVVVEHRVEQVVDLVHRAVVLEPGGGVAEDGPPAEVFDQVGARLAARGVWVPGHRPLVRRRAPSTTGPALVRADRTAFRYPAADRAALAATDLTLCAGEAVALTGPNGAGKSTLALCLAGLLRPTGGEVVPEPALDPPQPARPLWRWRGRDLVTRVGTVFQDPEHQLVASTVRRELLVGPRQAGASDAAAGQRADELLERLGLARLAAANPFTLSGGEKRRLSVATAIATAPRVVVTDEPTYGQDALTWAALAGLLADLRDGGCALLTVTHDEDLVDAIADRRVTLVRSTADQGSP
- a CDS encoding ECF transporter S component is translated as MTTTTRTSHPTTGPDATASWRTVDVVVAAAIGVAFGVVFWGWNSLWNVLEPAFASYPPGRAFLYGMWLVPAVLGALVVRKRGAALFTELVASLVSAVLGTSWGLFVLAYGLVEGAAAELVFALALYKSWRLPVALGAAAAAGGAAALLDLAFYYPDWAGDWQVVYAALVVASSTLLAGLGSWLLVRALARTGVLAPFGSGRDQSRV
- a CDS encoding energy-coupling factor transporter transmembrane component T — its product is MVPLAPDPDAALSRRNPVAKLTAAGIVTVAMLVSLDPVTPAVLLVIEAAAMPFSGVRLGTLLRRSWPLLLGIGGVVVANLIAVQGGEVLVEIGPVDVTTEAVESAAAVALRLLALTLPGIVVLAATDPMDLADALVQRWRVPARFAYGALAALRLLPLLSADWHMIGRARRARGLDAGWSPVGRLRAFTGQVFAVLVAAVRRGVRLAAAMDARGFATTGVERTIARPQPMQPADWALVAGTAAAVALAVAVSVALGTWRPPFG